The following coding sequences lie in one Glycine soja cultivar W05 chromosome 16, ASM419377v2, whole genome shotgun sequence genomic window:
- the LOC114390552 gene encoding proteasome subunit alpha type-7 — MARYDRAITVFSPDGHLFQVEYALEAVRKGNAAVGVRGTDNVVLGVEKKSTAKLQDSRSVRKIVNLDDHIALACAGLKADARVLINRARVECQSHRLTVEDPVTVEYITRYIAGLQQKYTQSGGVRPFGLSTLIVGFDPYTHSPSLYQTDPSGTFSAWKANATGRNSNSIREFLEKNYKDTSGQETVKLAIRALLEVVESGGKNIEVAVMTKEQGLRQLEEAEIDAIVAEIEAEKAAAEAAKKAPPKET, encoded by the exons ATGGCTAGGTACGACCGAGCAATCACCGTGTTCTCCCCTGACGGCCATCTCTTCCAGGTCGAGTACGCCCTCGAAGCCGTCCGCAAGGGCAACGCCGCCGTCGGCGTCCGCGGCACCGACAATGTTGTCCTCGGCGTCGAGAAGAAATCCACCGCCAAACTCCAAGACTCCAG GTCGGTGAGGAAGATAGTGAATCTGGACGACCACATTGCGCTGGCCTGCGCGGGGCTGAAGGCCGACGCACGTGTGCTCATAAACAGGGCACGTGTGGAGTGCCAGAGTCACAGGCTCACCGTGGAGGATCCCGTCACGGTTGAGTACATAACGCGGTACATTGCGGGGCTCCAGCAGAAGTACACGCAGAGCGGCGGCGTGAGGCCCTTTGGGCTTTCGACTCTGATTGTCGGGTTTGATCCCTACACTCACTCGCCCTCCCTCTACCAGACGGATCCCTCTGGCACGTTCTCGGCGTGGAAGGCGAACGCCACCGGGAGGAACTCGAATTCGATTCGGGAGTTCCTGGAGAAGAACTATAAGGACACTTCTGGCCAGGAGACTGTCAAGTTGGCTATTCGCGCATTGCTTGAA GTTGTTGAGAGTGGAGGGAAGAACATAGAAGTTGCTGTGATGACTAAGGAGCAGGGTCTGCGTCAACTGGAGGAAGCCGAAATTGATGCCATCGTTGCTGAGATCGAAGCGGAGAAGGCAGCTGCAGAGGCTGCTAAGAAAGCCCCTCCTAAGGAGACATAA